A window of Christiangramia forsetii KT0803 contains these coding sequences:
- a CDS encoding glutamate synthase subunit beta, with the protein MGEIRGFLEYDRIQEEDIKPAERVKNYNEFHQELKTEELQKQGGRCMDCGIPFCHSGCPLGNLIPDFNDAVYRNEWQKALKILHATNNFPEFTGRLCPAPCESACVLGIIEPPVAIEMIEKYIVERGFKEGWIKPEPPAHRTDKKVAVIGSGPAGLAAAQQLNRAGHHVTVFERDAKIGGLLRYGIPDFKMEKKVIDRRLDQMLAEGIEFKTNTEVGKNYSVEELKAFDAVVLCGGATEKRDLPIPGSDAQGVIQAMEFLKHNNEAVDGLHEVEEKLNAHGKNVIVIGGGDTGSDCVGTSNRHGATSVTNFEILPIPAESRTQENPWPYWPFTLKTSSSHEEGVNRNWSIQTKEFIKDPKGNLKALKTVEVEWIRRPGQRPEIEEVPNSEKEWPCDLALLSLGFTGPEKTLSEKLGLELDPRTNIKGADDYRTNMKNIFVAGDMRRGQSLIVWAISEGREAAHNVDKFLMGKSKLPIKGEGDLPTP; encoded by the coding sequence ATGGGCGAGATAAGAGGATTTTTAGAGTATGATCGTATTCAGGAAGAAGATATAAAACCCGCAGAAAGGGTTAAGAATTACAACGAGTTTCATCAAGAATTAAAAACAGAAGAACTCCAAAAACAAGGTGGGCGCTGTATGGATTGCGGAATTCCGTTTTGCCACAGTGGCTGTCCCTTAGGGAATTTGATCCCAGATTTTAATGATGCGGTCTACAGAAATGAATGGCAAAAAGCGTTAAAAATATTACATGCGACAAATAATTTTCCGGAGTTTACAGGAAGATTATGTCCCGCGCCCTGCGAATCGGCTTGCGTATTAGGTATTATAGAGCCGCCTGTGGCAATTGAAATGATCGAGAAGTATATTGTAGAGCGTGGCTTTAAAGAAGGCTGGATTAAGCCTGAACCGCCTGCTCATCGTACAGATAAAAAAGTAGCAGTAATAGGTTCTGGTCCTGCGGGGTTAGCCGCAGCACAACAACTCAACAGAGCGGGACATCATGTTACTGTCTTTGAACGTGATGCCAAAATTGGTGGATTACTTCGGTATGGAATTCCTGATTTCAAAATGGAAAAGAAAGTAATAGATCGCCGTTTAGACCAAATGTTAGCTGAAGGAATCGAATTTAAAACTAATACAGAAGTTGGTAAAAATTATTCAGTAGAGGAATTAAAAGCATTTGATGCCGTTGTACTTTGCGGTGGTGCTACTGAAAAAAGGGATTTACCAATCCCCGGTTCAGACGCTCAAGGCGTAATACAGGCAATGGAATTCTTAAAACATAATAATGAAGCTGTTGATGGGTTGCACGAAGTTGAAGAAAAGCTTAATGCCCATGGTAAAAATGTGATTGTAATTGGGGGTGGTGATACAGGATCTGACTGCGTTGGAACTTCCAATAGACATGGAGCAACCTCTGTTACAAATTTCGAGATCCTACCAATTCCAGCGGAGTCTAGAACACAGGAAAATCCTTGGCCCTACTGGCCATTCACTTTAAAAACCAGTTCTTCGCATGAAGAGGGTGTAAATAGAAACTGGAGTATTCAAACCAAGGAGTTCATAAAAGACCCCAAAGGAAATCTGAAAGCATTAAAAACAGTAGAAGTAGAATGGATAAGAAGACCCGGGCAAAGACCTGAAATAGAAGAGGTTCCTAATTCTGAAAAAGAATGGCCTTGTGATCTCGCTTTATTATCACTTGGATTTACAGGTCCAGAAAAGACTTTAAGTGAAAAATTAGGCCTGGAGTTAGATCCTAGAACTAACATAAAAGGAGCCGACGACTATAGAACCAATATGAAGAATATTTTTGTTGCCGGAGATATGCGCAGAGGTCAGTCTTTAATTGTATGGGCAATTTCTGAAGGTCGTGAAGCTGCACATAATGTAGATAAATTCCTCATGGGGAAATCAAAATTACCCATAAAAGGAGAGGGCGATCTTCCTACTCCATAA
- a CDS encoding DUF4382 domain-containing protein has translation MLFKNLSRLGLLLGLILFVSCSEDDSMEETNTGGEANATAVYITDSPIDETNVDAVFITVSEVKINGKTIEGFNKTTLEISSLTQGRTELLGELELEAGMTSDITLMLSETDASENGPGNYVVTSGGEKVEIGASSEINVNDQVEIIGDAQNEVVLDFDLRKSLKQDGESYSFVSESQLESSIRAVNSMNTGIVTGNVDNTSEANGDVVVAYAYKKGEFEESETSTNSEGVNFSNAVSSSAVSRSNGEFEIHFLEEGDYELHFASYSDENSDGKLEFSGMVEADTASSIDLSGFTVEANSEVNLQISFTGLLGL, from the coding sequence ATGCTATTTAAAAATTTAAGTAGATTAGGATTATTACTAGGATTAATTTTATTTGTTTCCTGTTCTGAAGATGACAGTATGGAAGAAACAAATACGGGTGGAGAAGCCAATGCTACAGCTGTTTATATTACAGATTCACCTATTGATGAAACAAATGTTGACGCCGTTTTTATCACCGTTTCTGAAGTTAAGATCAATGGTAAAACTATCGAAGGCTTTAATAAAACAACTCTCGAAATAAGCAGTCTTACGCAAGGTCGTACTGAGTTATTAGGGGAGCTTGAACTGGAAGCTGGAATGACATCTGATATTACTCTGATGCTTTCTGAAACAGATGCTTCGGAGAATGGACCTGGTAACTATGTAGTGACCAGTGGAGGAGAGAAGGTAGAAATAGGTGCCTCTTCTGAAATTAATGTAAATGACCAGGTAGAAATTATAGGTGATGCTCAAAACGAAGTTGTACTTGATTTCGATCTTCGTAAAAGTTTGAAGCAAGATGGTGAAAGTTACTCTTTTGTTTCTGAATCACAGTTAGAAAGTAGTATTAGAGCTGTAAACAGCATGAATACAGGAATTGTAACAGGTAATGTTGATAACACAAGTGAAGCCAATGGAGATGTTGTAGTAGCTTATGCCTACAAGAAAGGTGAGTTTGAAGAATCTGAAACAAGTACGAATAGCGAAGGGGTAAACTTTTCAAATGCAGTAAGTAGTTCTGCGGTCTCCAGATCAAATGGAGAATTTGAAATTCACTTTCTTGAAGAAGGTGATTATGAATTACATTTCGCTTCTTATTCTGACGAAAACTCGGATGGAAAACTAGAATTCTCGGGCATGGTGGAAGCAGATACAGCAAGTAGTATTGATTTGAGCGGATTTACTGTAGAAGCTAATTCTGAAGTAAATCTTCAGATTTCATTTACAGGTCTTTTAGGCTTGTAA
- a CDS encoding putative porin has product MKYFILVLLIFYTFDVFAQRSESTLNKTKKEGVEKDSMPPIEDYKIISIKNDTVHLDTTLTILKDYKFNYLRKDNFELLPFSNTGQTYNSLSLRKDYKNTFPQFGARAKHFNFMEVEDINYFHVPTPLTDLYFKTVPEQGQQLDALFTINTSENLNLFIAYKGTRALGRYQHILTSAGNLRMGFSYDSDNGKYHAKAHFVSQDLLNEENGGLTDQAIQQYIDKEPEFDDRSVLEVNFENAQNVIFGKRFFLDHEYRLTKITDSTNMLSLSHVFDYSYKKFVFKQDASETEIFGESFESSNLKDETRMKKLFNEVSVNYANSLLGELSFGAGHTNYNYGYNSVFIKPGDTIVNRINGNLLHVVGSYKKKIGDFAVEADARLNLSDEFAGNYLSAAASYEFDENNGVRFGLNQNSTAPNFNFLLYQSDYLNYNWQNDFDNEISQKLFADFKSKKLFDVSGSLSQIENYTYFSLDEMGNVKPFQAGSQVRYFKLKAEKEFDFGLFGSYNTIMYQNVLEGLDVLNLPDFVTRNSIYYKDFWFDNALYLQTGFTFKYFSEYEMNAYDPVLAEFYVQNSQKLGGYPVVDYFFNAKVDKARIFFKLQNLNDLIDSNNNFTAPGYPYTDFLIRFGLVWDLFL; this is encoded by the coding sequence ATGAAATACTTTATCTTAGTTTTATTAATTTTTTACACTTTTGATGTCTTTGCTCAAAGATCTGAAAGTACTCTAAATAAGACTAAAAAGGAAGGAGTAGAAAAGGATAGTATGCCGCCAATAGAAGATTATAAAATCATTTCTATAAAGAATGATACGGTACATCTAGACACTACCCTTACCATTCTAAAAGACTATAAGTTCAATTATCTACGAAAAGATAATTTTGAGTTACTACCTTTTTCTAATACCGGTCAAACCTATAATAGTTTAAGCCTGAGGAAAGATTATAAAAATACATTTCCCCAGTTTGGAGCAAGGGCAAAACATTTTAATTTTATGGAAGTGGAGGATATAAATTATTTTCATGTACCCACGCCTCTAACCGACCTTTATTTTAAAACCGTTCCTGAACAGGGTCAACAATTGGATGCCCTATTTACGATAAATACCTCTGAAAATTTAAATTTATTCATCGCCTATAAAGGAACACGTGCCCTTGGCAGGTATCAGCATATTCTGACTAGTGCGGGAAACTTGAGAATGGGTTTTAGTTATGATTCTGATAATGGGAAATATCATGCAAAGGCTCATTTTGTTTCTCAGGATTTACTGAATGAAGAAAATGGCGGCCTTACAGATCAGGCAATTCAGCAATATATTGATAAAGAGCCAGAATTTGATGATCGATCTGTTCTTGAAGTGAATTTTGAAAATGCCCAAAATGTGATTTTTGGCAAACGCTTTTTTTTAGATCATGAATATAGATTGACAAAGATTACAGATTCTACCAATATGCTTAGTTTAAGCCATGTCTTTGACTATAGCTATAAAAAATTTGTCTTTAAACAGGATGCTTCCGAAACTGAGATATTCGGGGAGTCTTTTGAGTCAAGCAACCTGAAGGATGAAACCAGGATGAAGAAATTATTCAATGAGGTTTCTGTTAATTATGCAAACAGCCTTTTAGGAGAGCTTTCATTTGGGGCTGGACATACAAATTATAATTATGGGTATAATTCAGTTTTTATAAAGCCCGGAGACACTATCGTAAATAGGATTAATGGAAACCTCCTTCATGTAGTCGGTTCTTATAAGAAGAAGATAGGTGATTTTGCTGTGGAAGCTGATGCTAGATTGAACCTTTCAGACGAGTTTGCTGGAAATTATCTGTCTGCAGCGGCGTCTTATGAGTTTGATGAGAATAATGGAGTGCGTTTCGGTCTTAATCAAAATAGTACCGCTCCAAACTTTAATTTTCTTCTTTATCAAAGTGATTATTTAAATTATAATTGGCAGAACGATTTCGATAATGAAATTTCACAAAAACTTTTTGCTGATTTTAAATCGAAAAAACTTTTTGATGTATCAGGGAGTCTTTCCCAGATTGAAAATTATACTTATTTCTCTTTAGATGAAATGGGGAATGTAAAACCATTTCAGGCTGGTTCTCAAGTTCGATATTTTAAATTGAAAGCCGAAAAGGAATTCGATTTTGGATTGTTCGGTTCTTATAATACAATAATGTATCAAAATGTATTGGAGGGATTAGATGTACTTAATTTACCCGATTTTGTTACCCGGAACTCCATATACTACAAAGATTTTTGGTTTGATAATGCACTTTATCTTCAAACAGGTTTTACATTTAAATATTTCTCAGAGTATGAAATGAATGCTTATGATCCTGTTTTAGCTGAATTCTATGTTCAGAATTCTCAGAAATTAGGAGGATATCCTGTTGTAGATTATTTTTTTAACGCAAAAGTTGACAAAGCGAGGATATTCTTTAAGTTGCAAAATCTTAATGATTTGATAGATTCTAATAATAACTTTACTGCTCCTGGCTACCCATACACCGATTTTTTGATCAGATTTGGCTTGGTTTGGGATCTTTTTCTATAA
- a CDS encoding aryl-sulfate sulfotransferase → MGKLILFALISLFLFSCSGDDTIAPEPITPEPITDEDKFKDIDTTAGKVMFLNEELADDNYVLVNDAAANRVFLIEKGKSKILNEWNLSSGIGNDAELLPNGNLLASLIVEDPRFSFGGYGGIVSIISPTGAELWKYEYSSEDYLAHHDVEMLPNGNVLILAWDKKSGNELIENGYGYTNESIYVEKLIEVNPNNDQIVWKWNSWDHLIQDYDVNAKNFGNPGLYPQKIDLNYRDSIHRKSFDGDIMHANGIEYDERTNTILVSVNYYSEVWVVDHSTTSEQAAGTTGGNYGKGGEILYRIGNPDAYGNPKGQRLFYSNHDPNIVPGTNNLLIYVNGNLDISGRSTVYELGLPDEYSLQSETNNELEIIWEYSHEDLFSPKVSGAYRLRNGNTLITEGTSGFWEVTQGGEIVWRFEGDGFYWRGYPYYPGDPELSPLGY, encoded by the coding sequence ATGGGAAAATTAATTTTATTTGCCTTGATTTCACTGTTTCTCTTCTCTTGTAGTGGGGATGATACTATTGCGCCAGAGCCTATTACGCCTGAGCCTATTACAGATGAAGATAAGTTTAAAGATATCGATACAACTGCTGGTAAGGTCATGTTCCTAAATGAGGAATTAGCCGATGATAATTATGTATTAGTGAATGATGCTGCCGCAAATCGTGTCTTTTTGATTGAAAAAGGAAAGTCAAAAATTTTGAATGAGTGGAATTTATCTTCAGGCATAGGGAATGATGCCGAACTCTTGCCAAATGGTAATTTGTTAGCTTCGCTTATAGTAGAAGATCCAAGGTTTTCTTTCGGTGGTTATGGTGGAATTGTATCAATAATATCACCAACAGGTGCAGAGTTATGGAAATATGAGTATTCAAGTGAAGATTATTTGGCGCATCATGATGTTGAAATGTTACCAAACGGAAACGTGTTAATCCTAGCTTGGGATAAAAAATCAGGAAATGAATTGATTGAAAATGGCTATGGGTATACCAACGAATCTATATACGTTGAAAAATTAATAGAAGTAAATCCTAATAATGATCAAATTGTTTGGAAGTGGAATTCATGGGATCATTTAATTCAGGACTATGATGTAAATGCAAAGAACTTTGGTAACCCAGGCCTGTATCCACAAAAGATTGATCTCAATTATAGAGATTCAATCCATAGAAAATCCTTTGATGGTGATATTATGCATGCAAATGGAATTGAATACGATGAGAGAACAAATACTATTTTAGTGAGTGTTAACTATTATAGTGAAGTATGGGTTGTTGATCATAGCACGACTTCAGAACAGGCTGCGGGTACGACTGGTGGTAATTACGGTAAAGGTGGTGAAATTCTTTATAGGATTGGTAATCCGGATGCTTATGGTAACCCAAAAGGCCAACGCTTATTTTATAGTAATCATGATCCCAATATTGTTCCAGGAACCAATAACCTATTGATATACGTGAATGGGAATTTAGATATTTCTGGAAGATCTACCGTTTATGAGCTTGGACTACCAGATGAATATTCTTTACAAAGCGAAACAAATAATGAGTTAGAAATTATTTGGGAATATAGCCACGAAGATCTTTTTTCACCAAAAGTTTCCGGCGCTTACAGGCTTCGCAATGGTAATACCTTGATTACGGAGGGTACTAGTGGTTTCTGGGAAGTCACTCAGGGAGGGGAAATAGTTTGGCGCTTCGAGGGTGATGGTTTTTACTGGAGAGGATATCCTTATTATCCGGGTGATCCGGAATTAAGTCCTTTAGGATATTAA
- a CDS encoding RagB/SusD family nutrient uptake outer membrane protein: MKRIQILIGAFVGLLLFSCNDAIEIEQPGRLPADAAFETVDDLESGLFGVYNNINLAPEIAFNAIFTDELAIGFDNGGQGISDYGFNLNPSTPASSNFWIRNYALINSANRLIDAAIALEPAAGEQDRYDDILGQAYAIRAFGHFQLQSYYTTDYTDDSALGVILVDFVPTIDQNLLRNTNGEVFGLIESDLDRAESLLSTESATTFISQDFITAFRARMAAYRQNYDVAEANASELLEKYGLATQEEYPGIFADTSNAEIIFKLERTIGDSYDVQGPTGTVATTGWIGARFAFVGPGFDGSPYFEAGRSLFNLVDTTDVRYDVLFDETSIIDPDYASKAGGQVNDVLIVDKYAGSEGRPLMNDLKVFRSSEMLLILAEAYAAQGNFNGDSNSTASLIKRMRDARLGEDTTLPSYAGMQEAFADILEERRVELAFEGHRYKDLKRLGERANRGVLKDPVDCAFNGACTLSPTDYRFTLPLPLVEFNANPGLRDQQNPGY, encoded by the coding sequence ATGAAAAGAATACAAATTTTAATAGGAGCATTCGTTGGTCTATTACTTTTTAGTTGTAATGACGCGATTGAAATTGAACAACCGGGTAGGTTACCTGCAGACGCAGCATTCGAGACGGTTGATGATCTCGAATCTGGTTTATTCGGGGTGTATAATAATATAAATCTGGCCCCGGAAATTGCTTTTAATGCGATATTCACAGATGAGTTGGCTATAGGTTTTGATAATGGTGGACAGGGTATCTCTGACTACGGTTTTAACCTTAACCCTAGTACTCCAGCATCGTCTAATTTCTGGATAAGAAATTATGCATTGATCAACTCTGCAAACAGGTTGATAGACGCGGCAATAGCATTGGAACCAGCTGCGGGAGAGCAGGATAGATATGATGATATTCTGGGGCAGGCTTATGCTATTAGAGCATTTGGACATTTCCAACTACAATCATACTACACTACAGATTATACAGACGATAGTGCATTGGGTGTTATTTTAGTTGATTTTGTACCAACAATTGATCAAAATCTTTTGAGAAATACCAATGGAGAAGTGTTCGGTCTGATAGAATCAGATCTTGACCGTGCTGAAAGTTTACTTAGTACTGAGAGCGCCACAACTTTTATTAGCCAAGATTTTATAACGGCATTTAGAGCTAGAATGGCTGCTTACCGTCAGAATTACGATGTAGCTGAAGCTAACGCATCTGAACTACTGGAAAAGTATGGTCTTGCAACTCAAGAGGAATACCCGGGTATCTTTGCGGACACTAGTAATGCCGAGATTATATTCAAGCTAGAGAGAACAATAGGGGATTCTTATGATGTACAGGGACCAACTGGTACTGTTGCAACAACCGGTTGGATAGGAGCTAGATTTGCTTTTGTAGGACCTGGTTTTGATGGATCACCTTATTTCGAAGCTGGTAGATCACTATTTAATCTTGTGGATACTACTGATGTTCGTTATGATGTTTTATTTGATGAAACTTCAATAATCGATCCTGATTACGCTTCAAAGGCAGGTGGACAGGTTAATGACGTTCTTATAGTTGATAAATATGCTGGATCTGAGGGTCGTCCTCTAATGAATGATCTTAAAGTATTCAGAAGTTCTGAAATGTTGCTAATCCTTGCTGAAGCTTACGCTGCTCAGGGTAATTTTAATGGCGATTCTAATTCAACTGCTTCTTTGATAAAAAGAATGCGGGATGCTAGATTAGGAGAAGATACTACTTTACCTTCTTACGCTGGTATGCAGGAAGCTTTTGCTGATATCTTAGAAGAAAGAAGAGTGGAGCTTGCATTTGAAGGGCATAGGTATAAAGATTTAAAACGTCTTGGAGAAAGAGCAAATAGAGGAGTTCTTAAAGATCCTGTAGATTGTGCTTTCAACGGAGCCTGTACTTTGTCTCCCACAGACTATAGATTCACACTTCCTCTGCCTCTCGTAGAATTTAATGCGAACCCAGGCTTGAGAGATCAACAAAACCCAGGTTACTAA
- a CDS encoding SusC/RagA family TonB-linked outer membrane protein, with product MKRKLHGFLTLLLVLVVQIGFAQDKTVSGTVTDDEGLPLPGATVVVEGTSTGVQTDFDGKYEIVATEGSTLNFSFVGFTSQSVPVGAQNVINVTLDVDQGALEEVVVLGYRTSTKEKSSVSSVTVTAETIENRPNASFVQTLSGQVAGLNISTSSGQPGANSTVNLRGINSINGNTEPLFIIDGAPVDEDNFRSLNPQDIASISVLKDAGATAIYGNRGANGVVIVETRRGSFNSPLKINYTGILGVNTLQDNDYDLMSSQEQLRLEQRYGNGRGTGLTDEEIAAAETTDWANYFFRDALTKSHTLNLSSGGAKTTQFTSLGYSEIEGILRNSDLQRFNVRSNVSGRSENDKFNYGLNLSVNYSENNEPNSIGTGGINQNYILGAYQSVPYISPDDYTNGADLTSPLSFTNTPLFLIDKLRTFTRLEEEVKVIGSFNASYEIFDDLTAGIVASADYNSEFLTNATAPDSFNGLLFGGAANPTAGDQSQQTTRVFSFNNVTSLNYDKEIGDHTFGVGAYLEYFKAHLRTFGYTAEGLDPKTFSPGDGSGFVDDNSENDFFVDQANANILNAGLFSYFGTLDWDYDGRYGLSGSVRRDASYRFSESNRFATFWSIAGRWNIHNEAFMSGSVFDVLKLRGSYGTAGNQRITGTTYFSGPDLTRNFFATGSGYGGQNSIFLSQIANTTLKWETVTSSNIGLDFELFQSRLRGSVDAYYKETEDLFQSTPVSAINAITSINANVGSLSNKGVDLTLNYDVVRSLEEGGFNMRVNLVGNYNETEILDLPSDDGEIIGIGREGGKLFEYYTIEYAGVNPANGNALFYTADGEVTENPNADTDRVWLDKNIYPDFTGSFGLNMDYKGFFLQTQFNYVIGVDRYDFDLSGFQDPTSIGQFRSSNDLQRAWTPDNRVTDIPALRATNIGVYESTRYLVDADYLRVRFATIGYSLPKTSLDQMGLTALRVFLQGENLATFSEWRGFDAEAQDNTSRIYPTPRTISLGLEIGL from the coding sequence ATGAAAAGAAAATTACATGGATTTCTAACACTTTTACTGGTGTTAGTGGTGCAAATTGGTTTTGCACAAGACAAGACAGTCTCAGGTACTGTAACCGATGACGAGGGTCTACCACTACCCGGAGCAACAGTAGTTGTTGAGGGTACTTCAACAGGTGTCCAGACTGATTTCGATGGGAAATACGAAATTGTTGCTACCGAAGGTTCAACATTGAACTTCAGCTTTGTTGGTTTTACATCTCAATCTGTGCCGGTAGGTGCTCAAAATGTTATTAACGTAACATTAGATGTTGATCAGGGAGCTCTGGAAGAGGTGGTAGTTTTGGGTTATAGAACTTCTACAAAAGAGAAATCTTCTGTGTCATCTGTAACGGTTACTGCAGAAACTATTGAGAACAGACCAAATGCTAGTTTCGTTCAGACCCTATCTGGACAGGTAGCTGGTTTGAATATTTCAACTAGTTCTGGGCAACCAGGAGCGAATTCTACGGTTAACTTACGTGGTATCAACTCTATTAATGGTAACACAGAGCCGTTATTTATTATTGATGGTGCTCCTGTAGATGAGGATAACTTCCGTAGTTTGAACCCACAGGATATTGCATCGATTTCGGTTTTAAAAGATGCCGGGGCTACTGCTATTTATGGAAATAGAGGAGCGAATGGTGTTGTAATTGTGGAAACTAGAAGAGGTAGTTTTAATTCTCCCTTAAAAATCAATTATACTGGTATTCTTGGGGTAAATACTCTTCAGGATAATGATTATGATTTGATGAGTTCTCAGGAGCAATTGCGACTGGAGCAACGATATGGAAACGGTAGAGGTACAGGTTTGACCGATGAGGAAATTGCCGCGGCTGAAACAACAGACTGGGCTAATTATTTCTTTAGAGATGCCTTAACTAAAAGTCATACTTTAAATTTATCCAGTGGTGGAGCTAAAACAACTCAGTTTACCTCTCTAGGTTATTCTGAGATTGAAGGTATATTGAGAAACTCAGATTTACAGAGGTTCAACGTTCGTAGTAATGTGTCTGGGCGTAGTGAGAATGATAAGTTTAACTACGGTCTTAACTTGTCTGTGAACTATTCTGAAAATAATGAGCCTAACAGTATTGGGACTGGTGGAATCAACCAGAACTACATTCTAGGTGCGTACCAGTCTGTTCCTTATATTTCTCCTGACGATTACACTAATGGAGCTGATTTGACTTCTCCTTTATCTTTTACAAATACACCGCTATTCCTTATAGATAAATTGAGAACCTTTACAAGGCTCGAAGAGGAAGTTAAAGTTATAGGTAGTTTTAATGCTTCTTACGAGATTTTTGATGATTTAACTGCAGGTATTGTAGCCAGTGCAGATTACAATAGTGAGTTTTTGACGAATGCTACTGCTCCGGATTCTTTTAACGGTTTACTTTTTGGTGGAGCTGCAAATCCAACTGCAGGTGACCAAAGTCAGCAAACTACAAGAGTTTTCAGTTTTAATAATGTAACCTCGTTGAACTACGACAAGGAGATAGGAGATCATACTTTTGGAGTTGGAGCTTATTTGGAATATTTTAAGGCTCACCTAAGAACCTTTGGATATACTGCTGAGGGGCTGGACCCTAAGACTTTCTCTCCTGGAGACGGTTCTGGGTTCGTAGATGATAACTCAGAGAATGATTTCTTTGTAGATCAGGCGAACGCCAATATTCTTAATGCAGGATTATTTTCATATTTCGGTACCTTAGATTGGGATTATGACGGAAGATATGGTTTGTCTGGTTCTGTAAGACGCGATGCATCCTATAGATTTTCGGAAAGTAACCGTTTTGCAACTTTTTGGTCTATAGCGGGAAGATGGAATATTCATAACGAAGCTTTCATGAGTGGTTCCGTATTTGATGTGTTGAAACTAAGAGGCTCATACGGTACTGCAGGTAACCAGAGAATCACAGGTACTACCTATTTCTCAGGTCCAGATTTAACCCGAAACTTTTTCGCAACTGGATCTGGATATGGTGGTCAAAACTCTATATTCTTAAGCCAAATTGCTAATACGACTTTGAAATGGGAAACTGTAACTTCTAGTAACATTGGTCTGGATTTCGAATTGTTCCAATCAAGGCTAAGAGGCTCTGTTGATGCATATTACAAGGAAACAGAAGACCTTTTCCAAAGCACACCGGTTTCTGCCATTAACGCGATTACCAGTATTAATGCTAACGTAGGAAGTTTATCTAATAAAGGTGTGGATCTTACATTGAATTACGATGTTGTTCGTAGTTTAGAAGAAGGTGGATTCAATATGAGAGTGAACCTGGTAGGTAACTATAATGAAACTGAAATATTGGATCTTCCAAGTGATGATGGCGAAATTATAGGGATCGGAAGAGAAGGTGGCAAGCTTTTTGAATATTATACGATTGAGTACGCTGGGGTGAATCCTGCAAATGGTAATGCTTTGTTTTACACTGCAGATGGTGAGGTTACTGAAAATCCTAATGCCGATACAGATCGTGTATGGTTAGATAAGAATATTTATCCTGACTTTACGGGAAGTTTTGGACTTAATATGGATTACAAAGGATTTTTCCTTCAAACACAGTTTAACTATGTAATTGGAGTAGATCGTTATGATTTCGATTTATCAGGGTTCCAGGATCCTACAAGTATCGGACAATTCCGTTCTTCTAATGATTTACAAAGAGCATGGACTCCAGATAACCGTGTAACTGATATCCCGGCATTAAGGGCTACTAATATCGGTGTTTACGAAAGTACCAGATATCTTGTAGATGCAGATTATTTAAGAGTAAGATTTGCTACGATTGGATACAGTCTTCCTAAGACATCCCTTGATCAAATGGGCTTAACTGCTCTTAGAGTTTTCTTACAAGGTGAGAATTTAGCAACGTTTAGCGAGTGGAGAGGTTTTGATGCTGAAGCACAAGATAACACATCAAGAATTTATCCTACTCCAAGAACAATTTCATTAGGATTAGAAATAGGATTATAA
- a CDS encoding ribonuclease HII → MLNFYNTKITVAGADEAGRGCLAGPVTAAAVILPIEFKNAVLNDSKTLNLKNRNFLKSLIEDEAITYGVAHVFMKEIDEINILNASILAMHRALQVLKFDPDHIIVDGNRFKPYQKIPHECIIKGDGKYMSIAAASILAKTYRDEFMEKIHEEFPDYNWKKNKGYPTKEHRAAIKKYGVTKYHRKSFKLLPDQLKIDF, encoded by the coding sequence ATGCTTAACTTCTATAATACTAAAATAACGGTTGCAGGTGCAGACGAAGCTGGGAGAGGTTGCCTGGCCGGACCCGTGACTGCTGCTGCAGTTATCCTTCCAATAGAATTTAAAAACGCCGTTCTTAACGACTCCAAAACTCTCAATTTAAAAAATAGAAATTTTCTAAAATCATTAATTGAAGATGAAGCCATCACCTATGGAGTTGCTCATGTTTTTATGAAAGAAATAGATGAAATAAATATTCTGAATGCCTCAATTTTAGCCATGCACCGAGCTCTACAAGTGTTAAAGTTTGATCCAGACCATATAATTGTCGACGGAAACAGGTTTAAACCCTACCAAAAAATTCCACATGAATGCATTATAAAAGGAGATGGAAAATATATGAGCATAGCCGCAGCATCTATATTGGCTAAAACCTACCGAGATGAGTTCATGGAAAAGATACATGAAGAATTCCCGGACTATAATTGGAAAAAGAATAAAGGGTATCCAACTAAAGAACATCGAGCAGCCATTAAAAAGTACGGAGTTACCAAATATCACCGAAAAAGCTTTAAACTACTACCCGATCAATTGAAGATTGATTTCTAA